The nucleotide sequence TCCGCATCGGCGACCTCGACCACTTCGTGCCGCACCAGGCCAACGGGCGCATGCTCGAGGACCTTTCGGCCTCGCTCGGTGTCCCGGCCGGCCGCACACGGTTCAGCTACGAGGACTTCGGCAACACCGGAGCCGCCTCGATCCCGGTCACCCTCGACCTCGCGGCCCGCTCGGGACGGCTGAGCGACGGAAACCTCATCCTGCTGGCCGGTTTCGGCGGCGGCATGGCCATGGGCCTGTCGCTGCTGCGCTGGCAGCGCAACCACCCCTCACACAGCACCCCGCACGTCTAAGGAGACGGTGATGTTGGACGGCATCATGGACGACTATCTGCGCCGGATCGAAGCGGACCGGCCGCACCGCGCCGACCTGGCAGGGCTCCGCCACCTGATGGAGCGCCATATCCTGTCGGTCCCCTTCGAGAACCTCGACTACCACCTCGGGGAAGACATCTTCATGGACGAACGCGTCCTGGAGAAGATCGTCCGCAGGAAGCGGGGCGGCGGCTGCTACGAAGTCAACCCCGCCCTGGCGTTCCTGCTGACGTCGCTGGGCTACGAACTCGACATCCTGCCGGGCTGGGTGCACCGCCCCGACGGGCTCGGCCCCTTCCTGGGGCACCTGGCGCTCCGGGTCAGGGCCGACAGCCAGGACTGGCTGGTCGACGTCGGCTTCGGCCGCAACAGCCGCTTCCCGCTGAACCTGGCCTCCCGCGAGGTGCAGCACGACCCGCACGGCGACTACCAGCTGCACGACGCCGGCGAGGGCGCCGTCGACGTGTACCTCGGCGGCAAGC is from Streptomyces sp. NBC_01314 and encodes:
- a CDS encoding arylamine N-acetyltransferase, translating into MLDGIMDDYLRRIEADRPHRADLAGLRHLMERHILSVPFENLDYHLGEDIFMDERVLEKIVRRKRGGGCYEVNPALAFLLTSLGYELDILPGWVHRPDGLGPFLGHLALRVRADSQDWLVDVGFGRNSRFPLNLASREVQHDPHGDYQLHDAGEGAVDVYLGGKPLYRVADRPVQIADFAPTLWWYRTSPDSSFLQGLFCSIRTPDGLVTLKGNSQISMVAGAERSKHTLEGESEALEAYEKFFGIHLDRLPDRPAGGVTAGVRTD